Proteins from one Candidatus Hydrogenedentota bacterium genomic window:
- a CDS encoding nuclear transport factor 2 family protein, with the protein MKADPRTATEVRAALDRFAAIYEQRDVESLLAMLIPDPDVTVLGSGPDERRIGLTQVREQVERDWQQSDAASVEYGWMQISACGSVAWVASDVTFSATIDGETEQFTGRLTVVLEKREETWLIAQWHFAIPPAAQEIGKSFPA; encoded by the coding sequence GTAAGAGCAGCGCTCGATCGATTTGCCGCGATCTACGAACAGCGCGATGTGGAAAGTCTCCTTGCCATGCTGATTCCGGACCCAGACGTCACCGTACTGGGGTCGGGTCCGGATGAACGGCGCATCGGACTTACCCAAGTGCGCGAGCAAGTTGAGCGAGATTGGCAACAATCCGACGCAGCTTCCGTTGAGTACGGTTGGATGCAGATCTCGGCATGTGGATCCGTGGCATGGGTTGCCAGCGACGTAACGTTTTCTGCGACAATCGACGGTGAAACCGAGCAGTTCACCGGTCGCTTGACGGTCGTGTTAGAAAAGCGTGAAGAGACTTGGCTGATCGCTCAGTGGCATTTCGCCATTCCCCCCGCGGCGCAAGAAATCGGGAAGAGTTTCCCGGCGTAG